In one window of Drosophila mauritiana strain mau12 chromosome X, ASM438214v1, whole genome shotgun sequence DNA:
- the LOC117146889 gene encoding transcription initiation factor TFIID subunit 4: MMASSGGACSHFAFVAWAVFALLLTHGGDNVVDARRNQGNQRKTSSSSSSSNYGHVTQPSYNTNGHAAGNSHADVAKLSYPNYNSQPNRPMAAGSSGSPGSAPQPGWNVPQGPPPAYSASNPAGGARPNMHEPPPAYHAPNYGAAPPNYGAATGSNVHQPQYSGVPAGATYYPAAGHGNGYSPNIPAGATYYPSAGHVPMGGGYHPAAAPPPGATYYQAGSALPPGATYYSAPPQQSSSGLGFGTGLLAGGLGGALLGHALTPSGGSSSSQPVAAAPAAGQDRIIIINNGVPVNASDGTTVINAAGVAAAPGAVPVAPVPPSNATQDAQQPAVPMAPIPAMPFNPETSNMTAPDAAAPPPPGGIICVPTKVNETDPADSTKMIEVEKIACYPAPPPPAASAGEGPAPLAPMAADQPGSQQVQQVQQAQDVAPPIQASVRSHTGGARALEGLTMRSLLLVLMSGMVAKWLAGF, from the exons ATGATGGCCTCCAGCGGTGGCGCCTGTTCCCATTTCGcctttgtggcctgggcggtGTTTGCCTTGTTATTGACGCACGGCGGCGACAATGTTGTGGACGCCCGGCGTAACCAGGGCAACCAGCGGAAGACCTCCTCCTCGTCCAGCTCCTCCAACTACGGTCACGTGACGCAGCCCAGCTACAACACAAATGGCCACGCCGCCGGCAACTCTCATGCAGATGTCGCCAAACTGAGTTACCCCAACTACAACTCGCAGCCGAATCGACCAATGGCCGCGGGATCATCAGGGTCCCCAGGCTCCGCCCCTCAACCAGGTTGGAATGTGCCGCAGGGTCCGCCGCCCGCCTACTCCGCTTCCAACCCCGCCGGAGGAGCACGACCTAACATGCACGAGCCGCCGCCAGCCTACCATGCCCCCAACTACGGAGCAGCTCCTCCCAACTATGGAGCCGCCACCGGATCGAATGTCCATCAGCCGCAGTATTCGGGAGTGCCAGCTGGAGCCACCTACTACCCGGCTGCAGGACACGGCAATGGCTATTCCCCCAATATCCCCGCTGGAGCTACGTACTACCCGTCCGCCGGCCATGTCCCCATGGGCGGTGGCTATCACCCAGCTGCTGCTCCGCCCCCGGGGGCCACCTACTACCAGGCGGGATCTGCTTTGCCGCCCGGAGCTACCTATTATTCTGCACCACCACAACAGTCCTCCTCTGGCTTGGGCTTCG GAACTGGACTGCTTGCTGGCGGCTTGGGCGGTGCTCTGCTGGGTCACGCCCTCACGCCCTCGGGTGGCAGTTCCTCCTCGCAGCCGGTTGCcgcagctccagctgctgGTCAGGATCGCATAATCATCATTAACAACGGCGTGCCAGTGAATGCCAGCGATGGCACCACTGTGATAAACGCAGCAGGTGTGGCTGCTGCTCCGGGAGCAGTTCCAGTGGCCCCAGTTCCCCCTTCCAACGCGACCCAAGATGCCCAACAGCCAGCCGTACCCATGGCACCAATTCCCGCAATGCCCTTTAATCCAGAGACCTCCAACATGACCGCACCGGACGCAGCTGCACCCCCACCGCCTGGCGGCATTATTTGTGTGCCCACAAAGGTAAACGAAACGGATCCGGCTGACAGCACCAAGATGATAGAGGTGGAGAAGATTGCCTGCTACCCGGCACCCCCGCCACCAGCTGCTTCCGCCGGCGAGGGTCCAGCACCACTGGCGCCCATGGCCGCTGATCAACCAGGATCGCAGCAGGTGCAGCAAGTGCAGCAGGCGCAGGATGTCGCTCCTCCAATCCAGGCATCCGTTCGCTCCCACACCGGCGGAGCTCGGGCCTTGGAAGGATTGACCATGCGGAGCCTTCTGCTCGTCCTTATGAGCGGAATGGTGGCCAAGTGGCTCGCTGGCTTCTAG
- the LOC117146891 gene encoding 60S ribosomal protein L22 — protein MAPTAKTNKGDTKTAAAKPAEKKAAPAAAAAKGKVEKPKAEAAKPAAAAAKNVKKAPEAAKDVKAAAAAAKPAAAKPAAAKPTAAAKDAGKKAPAAAPKKDAKAAAAPAAAKAAPAKKAASTPAAAPPAKKAAPAKAAAPAAAAPAPAAAAPAVAKPAPKPKAKAAPAPSKVVKKNVLRGKGQKKKKVSLRFTIDCTNIAEDSIMDVADFEKYIKARLKVNGKVNNLGNNVTFERSKLKLIVSSDVHFSKAYLKYLTKKYLKKNSLRDWIRVVANEKDSYELRYFRISSNDDEDDDAE, from the exons ATGGCTCCTACC GCCAAGACCAACAAGGGTGATACCAAGACCGCTGCTGCCAAGCCAGCGGAGAAGAAGGCCGCTCccgcagccgccgccgccaagGGCAAGGTGGAGAAGCCGAAGGCTGAGGCCGCCAAGCCCGCAGCCGCCGCGGCCAAGAACGTGAAGAAGGCGCCGGAGGCGGCCAAGGATGTGAAGGcagccgccgctgctgccaaGCCCGCGGCAGCTAAGCCCGCAGCTGCCAAGCCCACCGCCGCTGCCAAGGATGCCGGAAAGAAGGCTCCCGCTGCGGCTCCCAAGAAGGACGCCAAGGCTGCCGCTGCTCCGGCTGCCGCCAAGGCTGCTCCGGCCAAGAAGGCTGCCTCCACTCCTGCTGCCGCTCCCCCAGCAAAGAAGGCTGCTCCCGCTAAGGCCGCAGCcccggctgctgctgctcccgctccggctgcagctgctcctgctgtcGCTAAGCCTGCGCCTAAGCCGAAGGCCAAGGCTGCCCCAGCTCCCAGCAAGGTAGTCAAGAAGAACGTGCTGCGTGGCAAGGgacagaagaagaagaaggtATCGCTGCGCTTCACCATCGACTGCACCAACATTGCTGAGGATAGCATCATGGATGTGGCCGACTTC GAGAAGTACATCAAGGCCCGCCTTAAGGTCAACGGCAAGGTGAACAACCTGGGCAACAACGTCACCTTCGAGCGCTCCAAGCTGAAGCTCATTGTCAGCTCCGACGTGCACTTCTCCAAGGCATACCTTAAGTACTTGACCAAGAAGTACCTGAAGAAGAACAGCCTGCGCGACTGGATCCGCGTGGTGGCCAACGAAAAGGACTCGTACGAGCTGCGCTACTTCAGAATCAGCTCCAACGACGATGAGGACGACGATGCCGAGTAA